agaaaaaaagtttaattaatttagtgCAGCTTACCGAGGACGTGAGATAGGTTCGAAGATTGAAACGCTTTTTACGAGGGAGGTGGATTCTTTGTCCacctatttttatatttttctcataTCTTCCTGTGATGTGTAGTCAAGattaagttacgtcaacattttatattaattttttataaaaataataaaacaaaaagtaatagaatATAAATAGGCAGAGTATGAAAATGGAAGGTTAGGCAATCTACCTCCTTTTATGAGATGGGTCAGCGGTAGAGCCAGAAAATCAAAGGCTTTCTCCCTGTGTGGCTCTGCCATGTGGTCTTAGagttttaagaaaattaataaaaatggtttaaaaataattttaaatactaaaattaattttttaatataaaaatataatttttttcgttaaagtaaacagtatcgAAAGTtatcttgaatttttttgggttcaTCAACTTTTGATATGATAGAAAAGAAAAGCTAGTTTGCTAACTCTGGTTgggattttgtttgttttatgcaGATCTATAGGGATCctcaaattatttttcttggttGAAGATATGCTTTTTGGCTTTTGATTTCGCTCtctcttattttgtttgaaTATTTTACTTGTTTTGAATCAATCATCGTGATAAAGATGTTGGCATGATccactttccttcttttttctatttttgccaTTTGGCTCTTTTGCTTAATGACATTTAAAAGCGGAAATTGATTAGCTCCTTACACGTAAACACATCAAAATTATGAGTCGTACGCGAAGAAAAATAGCTCTTTCCGAACGAGGAGGTAAGTATTTTCCTTTACAAAACGCTTGCgcccaaaatcacaaaaaaaagaaaaaaaaaaaaatttaacaaaaaatttacggtactgttcattttaacgaaaaatcatatttttatattaaaaagttaaatctggtattatttattttaacttttattttatctttatcgataaaactcaaaattttcaagttattttcattagttttctaaaaaaaaaaaaaaaaaaatctaagttGGATGGTGAGGTGGGGAGCATTTAGTGGTCAGTTTCCTTAATCACGCACATTAAAACACATGTGCAGGATTAGGTGGTGCTCACAGCCCACAGAAGGTATGATGCAGCTTTCAAAAGTATGTTGATGAAATATTAGTTTGGTTTAATTAATCTTTAGTAGCATTGTTTACGGGcttgtttggaaaaaaaatttaaaatatctgaaagatttttttagagaaaatgtttttaaaactaatatttaataaaaatacaagcaTGAATTCCAAAAAGCATTTGAAACACATAATTAGTGTTTTTTGCATGAATcacttttaagtgcttttataattcaaaaataattttataaaaacattttcagtcattttaaaaatattttcaaatgaGTTCTATATCTTTAATCTCTAGCTAGTTGCCTAATCATGCAAGATTTGGGACCCATTTAACAAGTGCTAGTGCTacatgcctttttttttcttttttttctttctaattagcTAAAGCTTGTTTTATGCATTAATTCTGATCGTGAACATTGTTGCAAAGTACTTCATGGCATTGTAGTAATTTAGCAGTGTTTTTGCATGCTTAGTTGGCATTTTGTGATTGGACGTTTGCTCGTTTTCAATTATGTAGACAGTTATATATGTAAAGAGATACTCTATGGATCTCTTTCATCAAGTTCACCTATCGaggctcttgaaatttgatttaacggctaaagttattataacttttaaaggccTTTCTGTTTAtagtcgtttgatcaaatttcaaaagcccATATGGATGGACTTGGTTCGGATCCCTTTCCGTTATATACTTCTAGACTAGGCAATGAGATGGGACATATGGTCTTTTTACTTCTCCTCTCTTTGTTGGTATCAAGGTTGAAAGTAAGTATCAAGACTCTAGAGTAACAAGTAACTTCAGATGTAAGAATGAATGTTCTTAACTTGCTTTATGCATCGAAAATTACAAACTTGGACCTCcttcaaatattttaagaagtatttttgctcatcaccaTAACTTATGGTGTATACTCACCatcttatttattttgaatttcaagattCGTGTAGTGGGTAGacacaaatttcaaaagtcaaatTTATCTAACGGTAATAAATATGGTGGTGAACATTACCACCACTTGAGGATGGGGAACAAAAATGCACTCAATATTTCATCATAATCAAATAAACAGGCAGGCAATCTTTAAAAAAacaatcataaaattaaattattatcaaACGTTGAGAATTATTCGATAAGTTGGATTGTAACAATTATCTTATGCGAGTCACACAATGTCATTGTCATGTGTGaaaattattatatatgcaGGTGTTGAATGCGCTTTGGGATAGCGCCACAGTCACATCCTCAAATTCACGAACGTTTCGTGTTTTTGCCACGCAATTTGGCCGGGCCAGCAGCTTCTTCATACGAATGActagttacaaacttacaaatccaattaaCAAAAGGAAAATTAGAAGCTCGATTCATGCTTTTTGGTTTCTCATGATGATGAGTTTTATTTGGTTTGGAAGCTAGTTTTCACACCATTTTTCTCCCTCTAAACACCATTAATTTCGGGTTGAATTAGTCGAAGAGAATCaagaaacataaataaacataagcgtgcaaaaaaaaaaaaatggtgtgcAAATCTTCTCCCCTTGATTTTAGTTGAACCATAACCGACACCTAACAAGAGAAGAACTTTTACACAAGATCATTCATCTGATTGAAAAAATAATCATCGGTAAATCACTGATCTATTCCCAAGGGGAGAACACTTGAGGATTCATTTGACATGGAAGATTCGATCGGAATTGATAAGTCACGATTTTCAAGGTATattgaaagaagaaatgatAAATTTGTGGTCAACTTGGCGGTAGAAGAAGGATTACTCGAGAAAAAAAGTCATCCACGGAAGCATTAGAAGGAAGAAGTTTATCTTCATGTCTTATCTTCATGTCTGATCCTCTAACCCCTAATATCATTCTGCTCCACCTTCGAAATTCCTTGAACTTAGATGGTCATTTATTCCGTTCCAATCCAATCCCCCCAACCAAACAAGGCCTTAGGACATAGTTCTACCACACTCTAGCCATTAAGTCCCAGCTCTATCATTCCAACGAGTCGGCAGGCAAAAAGCTATGCAATCAGTAAACTGTACATTGTTGGTTTAAGTTCTAAATTCACAATCTTCAATACAACTACCACACCATATCTCACCACATATAATTCTTTTTCCAAACTGAAAAACCAAAACCATGTAATGCGTACGCTAACCAGTCACTTCTTGTGACATCCCTCATCATGTCATCATTCAAAATAGCAAGCGTGGCCAGCTAACCCAAATACACACGCCAACCATTGATCAAAGGGGTTGAAATGAAAGGGGAGGTAGCTTGTACAATAGAATTGTGCATAACCAACATATCACCAATGGACTAGTATAAGGGTCAAAACGCATAGAGCAATGGTTATGACACAATGTTCACAACCGAGTAGCCAGATAAAGGAATATCTAAATCAAAAGTCTGTGCACTAAACTGAACATTCTAATAGAGTGATGACCAATCAACTCAGCCAAACCAGTCACCGATCCATCATCTATGGATAACAGGCATTTACCATACCATGTACTTGAATCAAGTCAAATGAAAGACCCATCGACCAATCCCAGAAGGGATTTGGTGAAAATACGTACACTTAGATCATGCATTGTACAGTTCAGATACACAGTAAAGAAAAGTTCTTGGTGCTAGAAAAGGATATCACTCATCTGTATTGCACTATGAAAGACACCAGATTTGTTGACCGTGCCAATGCAAATGACACCCCCCTAAATGGAGCCAATTTAATGCTGAGTTTCATTGAGCCTCATACCATCAAATAACTAAAAAATCCCGCTCCGCAAACATCTTTACATAAAGAGAGAACGCTGATTAATTATGCCTCACCCCCTACCATACTCATCTCAAACAAAAGTTCTATCACTAAAATGCTGCCATAAAACTAGAAGCCCCACCCCACCAAGACGCTTGCCATATGGAAGTTTACACCAAAACACGAAACCAAAACCGTGATCTTTAGTTAGGCATAAAGCTCATCGCTCAAGGAACAACATATGTCGAAGAAAACTCAAACTTTGCAAGCATGACAACTgaattttcattgaatttccCAACTCATTGCACATCAAAATTGTTCGAAAAGCTATGAATTGAACAAAGCAGAGCACATAGAACAAGGCACATGTAAATCCACTTCAAATATCAATATTATCAACTCTCAATACTGAATCAAGCAGCACAAAATTTACTAATCTGAAAACAAATTCGGCTCTAAAACTTGTTATTCTCAAATAAGATTCATACAAACGCACCGCCGGAAGTTTCAATAATTCAATCTACTTTCAATACCTCAAAATCAAAACACCACCCCTAAAGATTATTGTTATCCCAAATCGAATTTTACTAAACCCTAAGAAATTACGGAATCATCACAGAAAACCCCCTCCCCCAAAAAAGATTCACCAATCTCGAACCCTAGAGATACAGAAAGGTCAAAAGAAAAGGAGGAAAGGTACCGATGTCTCAGACTCGACCCGACCCGGCTCGACTTACTTCTGGGGCGGCGCAGCGCCGAGGATGTTGGCCTGCTGGAGCTCGAGCTCGTTCAGTTGCTGCTCGCGGTCCATGGCTATGATCAACGGCACCACCAATATGAGGAAAGAGGTGCCGGCGATCCAGGCGGCCTTTCCGGTGCTCTTTATGAGCTTCTTCGTGACAAATGCGGCGTCGTTTGCGGCCTGCTTGCCCCGGACGACAATTTGGGACTGCGAGAGCTTCGCGATCACGCCGTCGTCTTCCTTCTTAGGGTTCCTCCGTTCGGGGAGGGAGATTCCGCCTTTTCGAGCTTGGGCCGCCattggagagggagagagataagAGTTCGGTGTGGGAGACTGAGAGTGGAGAACTGGCTGAGAGAGGGCGTGGTTTGGTTGGTGTGGTGGACGATTTTACTTATGCAAACGACGTGTCGTTGCTCGCTTT
This genomic stretch from Pyrus communis chromosome 2, drPyrComm1.1, whole genome shotgun sequence harbors:
- the LOC137726481 gene encoding mitochondrial import receptor subunit TOM9-2-like, yielding MAAQARKGGISLPERRNPKKEDDGVIAKLSQSQIVVRGKQAANDAAFVTKKLIKSTGKAAWIAGTSFLILVVPLIIAMDREQQLNELELQQANILGAAPPQK